One segment of Streptomyces sp. NBC_00576 DNA contains the following:
- a CDS encoding 2-dehydropantoate 2-reductase, whose protein sequence is MKVAILGAGAIGAYVGAALHQAGADVHLVARGPHLAAMRQHGVRVLSPRGDFTAHAHATDNPADIGPVDYVFLGLKANSYAACGPLIEPLLQESTAVIAAQNGIPWWYFHHHGGPHDGHRIESVDPGGAVSAVLAPERAIGCVVYAATELEGPGVVRHLEGTRFSVGEPDRSVSPRCRAFSEAMRAGGLKCPVEPDLRNDIWLKLLGNISFNPISALARATMRQMCHHGGTRQVIHTMMEETLAVAEALNCRIDISIERRLAGAERVGDHRTSTLQDLERGKPLELDVLLTAVIELADITGVDVPTLRTVHAISDLLALGTAA, encoded by the coding sequence GTGAAAGTCGCCATCCTCGGCGCCGGAGCCATCGGCGCCTATGTCGGCGCCGCCCTGCACCAAGCAGGCGCCGACGTCCACCTCGTCGCCCGTGGACCGCACCTCGCGGCGATGAGGCAACACGGCGTACGGGTCCTCAGCCCCCGCGGTGATTTCACCGCCCATGCGCACGCCACCGACAACCCCGCCGACATCGGCCCCGTCGACTACGTCTTCCTCGGGCTCAAAGCAAACTCGTACGCGGCGTGCGGGCCGCTCATCGAGCCCCTGCTCCAGGAGTCCACCGCCGTCATCGCCGCCCAGAACGGCATCCCGTGGTGGTACTTCCACCATCACGGCGGACCCCACGACGGCCATCGCATCGAGAGTGTGGACCCTGGCGGCGCGGTCAGTGCGGTACTCGCGCCGGAACGGGCCATCGGCTGCGTGGTGTACGCGGCGACCGAGCTGGAAGGACCGGGGGTCGTCAGGCACTTGGAGGGCACCCGGTTCTCCGTCGGCGAACCGGACCGCTCCGTCTCCCCGCGCTGCCGGGCCTTCAGCGAGGCCATGCGGGCCGGTGGACTCAAATGCCCGGTCGAGCCCGATCTGCGCAACGACATCTGGCTCAAACTCCTCGGCAACATCTCCTTCAACCCCATCAGCGCGCTCGCTCGCGCCACGATGCGCCAGATGTGTCACCACGGCGGCACCCGTCAGGTCATCCACACCATGATGGAAGAGACCCTCGCCGTCGCCGAGGCCCTCAACTGCCGCATCGACATCTCCATCGAACGCCGTCTCGCCGGCGCCGAACGCGTGGGCGACCACCGGACCTCCACCCTCCAGGACCTGGAACGCGGCAAGCCCCTCGAACTCGACGTCCTCCTGACCGCTGTCATCGAACTCGCCGACATCACCGGTGTGGACGTCCCCACCCTTCGGACCGTCCACGCCATCAGCGACCTCCTCGCGCTGGGGACCGCCGCATGA
- a CDS encoding PAS domain S-box protein, with the protein MEDLNPEVVLGMAAQAPDGIVIIDGEGLIRFWNRGAERIFGFSAGDVDGRSLDVIIPERHRKRHWDGFQEAMDRGTTKYGDADLLNVPALAADGRKLSIEFSVALLPGPDGTTYVGAVIRDVTARRERERELMRRRAEAEARV; encoded by the coding sequence ATGGAAGATCTGAATCCCGAGGTGGTGCTGGGAATGGCCGCCCAGGCGCCCGACGGCATAGTGATCATCGACGGCGAAGGGCTGATCCGCTTCTGGAACCGGGGCGCCGAGCGCATCTTCGGCTTCTCGGCGGGCGACGTGGACGGCCGCAGTCTGGACGTGATCATCCCCGAGCGGCACCGGAAGCGTCACTGGGACGGTTTCCAGGAGGCCATGGACCGTGGGACGACCAAGTACGGGGACGCCGATCTGCTGAATGTTCCCGCACTGGCGGCGGACGGCCGCAAGCTGTCCATCGAGTTCAGCGTGGCCCTGTTGCCCGGGCCCGACGGCACCACGTACGTCGGGGCGGTCATCCGGGACGTCACCGCGCGACGCGAGCGGGAGCGCGAGCTGATGCGGCGGCGCGCTGAGGCCGAAGCGAGGGTCTGA
- the frc gene encoding formyl-CoA transferase: protein MSEKPLAGIKVIDFTGVQAGPACTQLLAWFGADVLKVERPNGGDVTRKQLRDIEDLDALYFTMLNSNKRSLAINTKTAEGLEVLEKLITDADVLVENFAPGALDRMGLTWERIQELNPRLIFGSVKGFNDDSSWNDLKVYENVAQCAGGAASTTGFWDGPPTISGGALGDTNTGMHLAIGILTAIIDRGRTGRGQKVSVSMQDAVLNLCRVKLRDQQRLERVGYLEEYPQYPNGEFTDVVPRGGNAGGGGQPGWVLKCKGWETDPNAYIYFTVQEQNWKRTAEVIGRPEWAEDPEYATARARQSHIFEIFEEIEKWLADKTKYEAVNILREWEVPCAPVMSMKELAYDEDLRKSGTVVEVEQKGRGTYLTVGSPVKFSSFKPDIAGAPLLGEHSSEVLVELGYDEETIGRLKESGVIV from the coding sequence ATGAGTGAAAAGCCGCTCGCCGGAATCAAGGTGATCGACTTCACCGGGGTCCAGGCCGGTCCCGCCTGCACACAGTTGCTCGCCTGGTTCGGCGCCGACGTCCTGAAGGTGGAGCGCCCCAACGGCGGCGACGTCACCCGCAAGCAACTGCGGGACATCGAGGACCTCGACGCGCTGTACTTCACGATGCTCAACAGCAACAAGCGCTCCCTCGCCATCAACACCAAGACCGCCGAAGGCCTCGAGGTGTTGGAGAAGCTCATCACCGACGCGGATGTGCTGGTGGAGAACTTCGCGCCGGGCGCCCTGGACCGTATGGGCCTGACCTGGGAGCGCATCCAGGAGCTCAACCCGCGGCTGATCTTCGGCTCGGTCAAGGGCTTCAACGACGACTCGTCCTGGAACGACCTCAAGGTCTACGAGAACGTCGCCCAGTGCGCGGGCGGCGCCGCCTCCACCACCGGCTTCTGGGACGGCCCGCCGACCATCTCGGGCGGTGCCCTCGGCGACACCAACACCGGTATGCACCTGGCGATCGGCATCCTCACCGCGATCATCGACCGGGGCAGGACCGGCAGGGGCCAGAAGGTCTCCGTGTCCATGCAGGACGCCGTGCTGAACCTCTGCCGCGTCAAGCTGCGTGACCAACAGCGCCTGGAGCGGGTCGGCTACCTGGAGGAGTACCCGCAGTACCCCAATGGCGAGTTCACCGATGTCGTACCGCGCGGCGGCAACGCGGGCGGCGGCGGCCAGCCCGGCTGGGTGCTCAAGTGCAAGGGCTGGGAGACCGACCCGAACGCGTACATCTACTTCACCGTCCAGGAGCAGAACTGGAAGCGCACCGCCGAGGTGATCGGCCGCCCCGAGTGGGCCGAGGACCCGGAGTACGCCACCGCGCGCGCCCGGCAGTCGCACATCTTCGAGATCTTCGAGGAGATCGAGAAGTGGCTCGCGGACAAGACCAAGTACGAGGCGGTGAACATCCTGCGCGAGTGGGAGGTGCCCTGCGCCCCGGTCATGAGCATGAAGGAGCTGGCCTACGACGAGGATCTGCGCAAGAGCGGCACGGTCGTCGAGGTCGAGCAGAAGGGCCGGGGCACGTATCTGACGGTCGGCAGCCCGGTGAAGTTCTCCTCCTTCAAGCCGGACATCGCCGGCGCCCCGCTGCTGGGCGAGCACAGCTCCGAGGTGCTGGTCGAACTCGGCTACGACGAGGAGACCATCGGCCGGCTGAAGGAGAGCGGGGTCATCGTCTGA
- the oxc gene encoding oxalyl-CoA decarboxylase: MTAPSPLETAAAADVPTELTDGYHLVVDALKMNDVDTIYGVVGIPITDLARLAQAQGIRYIGFRHESNAGHAAAAAGYLNKKPGVALTVSAPGFLNGLVALANATTNCFPMVQISGSSERHLVDLKQGDYEEMDQLAAAQPFVKAAYRVSRVEDIGRGIARALRTAISGRPGGVYLDIPAAVLGAIMPAADGAKTLSRLVDPAPRQLPAPEAVDRAIELLAGAERPLVVLGKGASYAQADDRVREFIESTGIPYVPMSMAKGLLPDDHPQSAATARSLALKKADVVMLIGARLNWLLGHGQTGWNPDAKFVQIDIDPREIDSNQPIAAPLVGDIESVLEALAERTKPGQITAPSAWREELGARSAQNVAKMAKRLEADPHPMQFMGALKAVRDVVRARPETYIVNEGANALDIARNVIDMHVPRHRLDSGTWGVMGIGMGYAIAAAVESGAPVVAVEGDSAFGFSGIEIETICRYNLPVVTVIMNNGGVYRGDDVNPYDDAPSPTTLMGAARHDLMIEAFGGKGYRATTPAEVTAALTEALASGGPALIDCVIDPSAGTESGHISHLNPKGITVGNITPAKK, translated from the coding sequence ATGACCGCCCCCTCGCCCCTGGAGACCGCGGCAGCAGCCGACGTTCCGACCGAGCTCACCGACGGGTACCACCTGGTCGTCGACGCGCTGAAGATGAACGACGTCGACACCATCTACGGCGTGGTCGGCATCCCGATCACCGACCTGGCCCGCCTCGCCCAGGCACAGGGCATCCGCTACATAGGCTTCCGGCACGAGAGCAACGCCGGACACGCGGCGGCGGCGGCCGGCTACCTCAACAAGAAGCCCGGCGTGGCACTGACCGTGTCGGCGCCCGGCTTCCTCAACGGCCTGGTCGCGCTGGCGAACGCGACCACCAACTGCTTCCCGATGGTCCAGATCTCCGGCTCCAGCGAGCGCCACCTCGTCGACCTCAAGCAGGGCGACTACGAGGAGATGGACCAGCTCGCCGCCGCGCAGCCGTTCGTCAAGGCCGCCTACCGGGTCAGCCGCGTCGAGGACATCGGCCGGGGCATCGCCCGCGCGCTGCGCACCGCGATCTCCGGGCGCCCCGGCGGCGTCTACCTCGACATCCCCGCCGCGGTGCTCGGCGCCATCATGCCCGCCGCGGACGGCGCGAAGACCCTGAGCCGCCTCGTCGATCCCGCCCCGCGCCAACTGCCCGCGCCGGAGGCAGTGGACCGGGCCATCGAGCTACTGGCGGGCGCCGAGCGGCCGTTGGTGGTGCTGGGCAAGGGCGCCTCGTACGCCCAGGCCGACGACAGGGTCCGCGAGTTCATCGAGTCCACCGGCATCCCGTACGTACCGATGTCCATGGCCAAGGGCCTGCTGCCCGACGACCACCCGCAGTCGGCGGCCACCGCGCGTTCGCTGGCGCTGAAGAAGGCCGACGTCGTGATGCTGATCGGCGCCCGCCTCAACTGGCTGCTGGGCCACGGTCAGACCGGGTGGAACCCCGATGCCAAGTTCGTCCAGATCGACATCGACCCCAGGGAGATCGACAGCAACCAGCCCATCGCGGCCCCGCTCGTCGGCGACATCGAGTCGGTGCTCGAAGCGCTTGCCGAGCGGACCAAGCCAGGCCAGATCACGGCCCCTTCGGCCTGGCGGGAGGAACTGGGCGCCCGCTCGGCGCAGAACGTCGCCAAGATGGCGAAGCGCCTGGAAGCCGACCCGCACCCCATGCAGTTCATGGGCGCCCTGAAGGCCGTACGCGACGTCGTGCGCGCCCGCCCGGAGACGTACATCGTCAACGAGGGCGCCAACGCCCTGGACATCGCGCGCAACGTCATCGACATGCACGTACCGCGCCACCGCCTGGACAGCGGCACCTGGGGTGTCATGGGCATCGGGATGGGGTACGCCATCGCCGCCGCCGTCGAGAGCGGCGCACCGGTCGTGGCCGTCGAGGGCGACAGCGCCTTCGGGTTCAGCGGGATCGAGATCGAGACGATCTGCCGCTACAACCTGCCCGTCGTCACCGTGATCATGAACAACGGCGGTGTCTACCGCGGCGACGACGTCAACCCGTACGACGACGCCCCCTCGCCGACGACCCTCATGGGCGCGGCCCGCCACGACCTCATGATCGAGGCGTTCGGCGGCAAGGGCTACCGCGCGACCACACCCGCCGAGGTCACCGCCGCCCTCACCGAGGCGCTCGCCTCGGGCGGCCCGGCCCTCATCGACTGCGTGATCGACCCCTCGGCCGGCACCGAGAGCGGCCACATCTCGCACCTCAACCCCAAGGGCATCACCGTCGGCAACATCACGCCGGCGAAGAAGTGA
- a CDS encoding FadD7 family fatty acid--CoA ligase: MAVPAAASVRDANRYRPPAVTGLVDLLDRQVRERPYARALVVTGERVHVSYRGLAALADDVADRLGRTGLGRGDAVGLICANTVEFVVALLGAARAGLVVAPLDPALPVSQLSARLGALGARAVVVGPSVSGGALPVPVWPLRVDVSRAGTATVTLETGAAPEVPGAAGELSDRDALVLFTAGTTDRAKMVPLTHANVAASVQGVCATYELGPGDATVAVMPFFHGHGLFAALLASLASGGCVLLPARGRFSAGTFWDDMRAVTATWFTAVPAIHEILLDRSEREYPGPQTPPLKFVRSCSAPLNTATQRALERTFGAPLLSAYGMTESSHQATSEPLPERGALKQGSVGRPTGVEVRVVDRSGRACPVGVEGEVWVHGPTVARGYLADRDGSAYTFVDGWLRTGDLGTLDEDGYLSLTGRIKNLINRGGEKISPEHVEDILAGCPGVAEAAVFAVPDAVYGQRVGAVVVVREGESVGTAEILRYCRDRLAAFEVPDRLDVVAALPYTAKGGLDRKAVQARYAP, from the coding sequence ATGGCCGTTCCGGCCGCGGCATCCGTGCGCGACGCGAACCGGTACCGGCCGCCGGCGGTCACGGGCCTCGTCGATCTCCTCGACCGGCAGGTGCGGGAACGCCCGTACGCCCGGGCTCTCGTCGTCACCGGCGAACGGGTGCACGTGTCCTATCGGGGCCTCGCCGCGCTGGCCGACGACGTGGCGGATCGCCTCGGCCGTACCGGGCTGGGGCGGGGTGACGCGGTCGGTCTGATCTGTGCCAACACCGTCGAGTTCGTCGTGGCGTTGCTGGGTGCGGCGCGGGCGGGCCTGGTGGTCGCTCCGCTGGATCCCGCGCTGCCCGTGTCTCAACTCTCGGCGCGGCTGGGGGCGTTGGGGGCGCGGGCAGTTGTTGTCGGCCCTTCGGTGTCCGGGGGTGCGCTTCCGGTCCCTGTGTGGCCCCTGCGGGTGGACGTCTCCCGGGCGGGTACGGCGACGGTCACGCTCGAGACCGGGGCCGCTCCCGAAGTGCCGGGCGCCGCTGGCGAGTTGTCGGACCGTGACGCCCTCGTCCTGTTCACCGCGGGGACCACCGACCGGGCGAAGATGGTCCCACTGACCCACGCCAACGTGGCCGCATCCGTCCAAGGCGTCTGCGCCACCTATGAGTTGGGCCCAGGGGACGCGACGGTCGCGGTGATGCCGTTCTTCCACGGCCACGGGCTGTTCGCAGCGCTGCTGGCCTCCCTGGCCAGCGGAGGGTGCGTCCTGTTGCCCGCGCGCGGACGGTTCTCTGCGGGTACGTTCTGGGACGACATGCGGGCCGTGACCGCCACCTGGTTCACCGCGGTGCCGGCCATCCACGAGATCCTCCTGGACCGTTCGGAGCGGGAGTATCCGGGCCCGCAGACTCCGCCCCTGAAGTTCGTACGGAGTTGCAGCGCTCCCCTCAACACCGCCACGCAGCGCGCGCTGGAGCGCACGTTCGGCGCGCCGCTGCTGTCCGCGTACGGGATGACCGAGTCCTCGCACCAGGCGACCAGCGAGCCGCTGCCCGAGCGGGGCGCCCTGAAGCAGGGGTCGGTCGGACGGCCGACCGGGGTCGAGGTGCGGGTCGTCGACCGGAGCGGGCGGGCGTGTCCGGTGGGCGTCGAGGGCGAGGTGTGGGTGCATGGTCCGACCGTCGCCCGGGGCTATCTCGCCGACCGTGACGGGTCGGCGTACACCTTCGTCGACGGGTGGCTGCGCACCGGTGACCTGGGCACGCTGGACGAGGACGGGTATCTGTCGCTGACGGGGCGGATCAAGAACCTCATCAACCGGGGCGGGGAGAAGATCTCGCCCGAGCATGTCGAGGACATCCTCGCCGGTTGCCCGGGCGTCGCCGAGGCGGCCGTGTTCGCCGTACCCGACGCGGTGTACGGGCAGCGGGTCGGCGCCGTCGTGGTGGTGCGGGAGGGCGAGAGCGTGGGGACAGCGGAGATCCTGCGGTACTGCCGGGACCGGCTCGCCGCGTTCGAGGTGCCCGACCGGCTCGATGTGGTCGCGGCCCTGCCGTACACCGCGAAGGGGGGACTGGACCGGAAGGCGGTACAGGCCCGGTACGCGCCCTGA
- a CDS encoding LysR family transcriptional regulator: MLFRQLEYFVAVARERHFARAAESCYVSQPALSAAIAKLERELNVTLINRGHNYQGLTPEGERLVVWAKRILAEQDAFKAEVAAVQSGITGTLRLGTDPTASTTLALPVAAFCAAHPLAKVQVRSRLSTKELHRQLRDYELDVAIAHFDPGDQEGLQVVPLYQERYMLLVSDDQLVAQSATVTWADAAQLPLALLTPDMRIRQIVDTVFAEKGFVVTPQVETDSIASLYAHVGGGGWASIVPHTWLRAMPVVGRTRALPLVDPEAGAQVSVAIHAATPGSVAARAFVNAATGLSLDDFFARPLPTAEPRVR, encoded by the coding sequence ATGCTGTTCCGGCAGCTGGAGTACTTCGTGGCGGTGGCGAGGGAACGGCATTTCGCCCGGGCGGCGGAGTCCTGCTACGTGTCGCAGCCGGCGCTCTCGGCGGCGATCGCCAAGCTGGAGCGGGAGTTGAACGTCACCCTGATCAACCGCGGCCACAACTACCAGGGCCTCACTCCGGAAGGCGAACGGCTCGTCGTGTGGGCCAAGCGCATCCTCGCCGAACAGGACGCGTTCAAGGCCGAGGTGGCCGCCGTGCAGTCCGGCATCACGGGAACGCTGCGCCTGGGCACGGACCCCACGGCGTCCACGACCCTGGCGCTTCCCGTGGCCGCGTTCTGCGCGGCACACCCGCTGGCCAAGGTGCAGGTCCGCTCCCGCCTCTCGACCAAGGAACTCCACCGCCAGCTGCGCGACTACGAACTGGACGTGGCGATCGCCCACTTCGACCCGGGCGACCAGGAGGGCCTGCAGGTCGTCCCCCTCTACCAGGAGCGGTACATGCTGCTGGTCTCGGACGACCAACTCGTGGCCCAGTCCGCCACCGTGACCTGGGCGGACGCGGCCCAGCTGCCGCTCGCGCTGCTGACGCCCGACATGCGGATCCGGCAGATTGTAGACACCGTGTTCGCGGAGAAGGGGTTCGTGGTGACCCCGCAGGTCGAGACGGACTCCATTGCCTCCCTCTACGCCCATGTGGGCGGCGGCGGTTGGGCCAGCATCGTGCCGCACACCTGGCTGCGCGCCATGCCGGTCGTCGGCCGGACGAGAGCGCTGCCCCTGGTCGACCCGGAGGCCGGCGCCCAGGTCTCGGTGGCGATCCACGCGGCCACCCCCGGCTCGGTCGCCGCGCGGGCGTTCGTCAACGCCGCGACGGGCCTGTCCCTGGACGACTTCTTCGCCCGCCCCCTGCCGACCGCCGAGCCCCGCGTGCGCTGA
- a CDS encoding formate dehydrogenase subunit delta: protein MAATVPAERRMANDIAANLGHLPGERAAKEIAGHIGRFWDPRMRTRLYEFVDAGADGLDPLVVAAVKLLR, encoded by the coding sequence ATGGCCGCGACCGTGCCGGCGGAGCGCAGGATGGCGAACGACATCGCCGCGAACCTCGGACACCTGCCGGGTGAGCGGGCCGCCAAGGAGATCGCGGGGCACATCGGCAGGTTCTGGGACCCGCGCATGCGTACCAGGCTGTACGAGTTCGTCGACGCCGGAGCGGACGGTCTTGACCCCCTGGTGGTGGCCGCCGTGAAGCTCCTGCGCTGA
- the fdhF gene encoding formate dehydrogenase subunit alpha, producing the protein MTLLKEPDFGTPERPGPATVSVEVDGLPVTVPEGTSVMRAAAQAGVDIPKLCATDSLEAFGSCRLCVVEIDGRRGTPASCTTPCADGMKVSTQTPKVEKLRQGVMELYISDHPLDCLTCPANGDCELQDMAGVVGLRQVRYGYEGENHLDAEKDTSNPYFDFDPSKCIACSRCVRACGEVQGTFALTIEGRGFDSKVSAGAGETFMDSECVSCGACVQACPTSTLQERSVVELGMPTRSVVTTCAYCGVGCSFKAELRGDELVRMVPYKDGGANEGHSCVKGRFAFGYATHPDRQLKPMVRDRITDPWREVEWDEAIGTVARRMRELQDRYGTSSVGAITSSRCTNEEVYVVQKMVRAAFGNNNVDTCARVCHSPTGYGLKQTFGESAGTQDFRSVAEADVIMVIGANPTDGHPVFASRMKRRLREGAKLIVVDPRRIDLVRSPHIEAEHHLQLRPSTNVAVVNAMAHVVVTEGLFDRPFVDARCEDFDEWAEFVARSENSPEAVEPITGVPAAELRAAARLYATAPNGAIYYGLGVTEHSQGSTMVMGMANLAMACGNIGRDGVGVNPLRGQNNVQGSCDMGSFPHELPGYRHVSDDAVRTVFENLWGGTLLAEPGLRIPNMFDAAIDGTFRGLFVHGEDIAQSDPNLKHVTAALEAMELVVVQDLFLNETAKFAHVFLPGASFLEKDGTFTNAERRINRVRAVMKPKTGKHEWQIVSEIATAMGYPMAYDHPSRIMDEIASVTPTFTGVSFDLLDKLGSVQWPCNEEAPEGTPIMHVDEFVRGKGRFVVTSYVPTNERSTRRFPLVLTTGRILSQYNVGAQTRRTGNVAWHPEDILELHPHDAEDRGIKDGDMVTLASRVGRTTLRAEISDRMPTGVVYTTFHHPVTGANVVTTENSDWATNCPEYKVTAVQVGLARPSQAAEAEPAADDLVMVVD; encoded by the coding sequence ATGACACTCCTCAAGGAACCCGACTTCGGAACCCCGGAACGGCCCGGCCCGGCAACGGTGTCGGTCGAGGTGGACGGTCTGCCGGTGACCGTCCCCGAGGGGACCTCGGTGATGCGCGCCGCCGCACAGGCCGGCGTCGACATCCCCAAACTGTGCGCCACCGACAGCCTGGAGGCCTTCGGCTCCTGCCGGCTGTGCGTGGTCGAGATCGACGGCCGGCGCGGTACCCCGGCGTCCTGCACCACACCGTGCGCCGACGGCATGAAGGTGAGCACCCAGACACCGAAGGTGGAAAAACTCCGCCAGGGCGTCATGGAGCTCTACATCTCCGACCACCCCCTCGACTGCCTCACCTGCCCGGCCAACGGGGACTGCGAACTCCAGGACATGGCAGGCGTGGTGGGGCTGAGGCAGGTCCGCTACGGCTACGAGGGGGAGAACCACCTCGACGCCGAGAAGGACACCTCCAACCCCTACTTCGACTTCGATCCGTCCAAGTGCATCGCCTGTTCCCGCTGCGTACGGGCCTGTGGCGAGGTGCAGGGCACGTTCGCGCTGACCATCGAGGGGCGCGGCTTCGACTCCAAGGTCTCGGCGGGCGCCGGCGAGACGTTCATGGACTCCGAGTGCGTCTCCTGCGGAGCCTGCGTCCAGGCCTGCCCGACGTCGACCCTCCAGGAGCGTTCGGTCGTCGAACTCGGCATGCCCACCAGGTCGGTTGTGACCACCTGCGCCTACTGCGGTGTCGGCTGCTCCTTCAAGGCCGAGCTGCGCGGCGACGAACTGGTGCGCATGGTGCCGTACAAGGACGGTGGCGCGAACGAGGGCCACTCATGCGTGAAGGGCCGCTTCGCCTTCGGCTACGCCACCCATCCCGACCGCCAACTCAAGCCCATGGTGCGGGACCGGATCACCGACCCGTGGCGCGAGGTCGAGTGGGACGAGGCGATCGGCACCGTCGCCCGCCGCATGCGCGAGCTCCAGGACCGGTACGGAACGAGCTCGGTCGGCGCCATCACCTCCTCGCGGTGCACCAACGAAGAGGTGTACGTCGTACAGAAGATGGTGCGCGCGGCCTTCGGCAACAACAACGTCGACACCTGCGCCCGTGTCTGCCACTCCCCGACGGGATACGGGCTCAAGCAGACCTTCGGCGAGTCGGCCGGCACCCAGGACTTCCGTTCCGTGGCCGAGGCCGACGTGATCATGGTGATCGGCGCCAACCCCACCGACGGGCACCCGGTGTTCGCCTCCCGGATGAAGCGTCGGCTGCGCGAGGGCGCCAAGCTCATCGTGGTCGACCCGCGCCGCATCGACCTCGTACGCTCGCCACACATCGAGGCCGAGCACCACCTCCAGCTCAGGCCGAGCACCAACGTCGCCGTCGTGAACGCCATGGCCCATGTGGTGGTCACCGAGGGCCTGTTCGACCGGCCCTTCGTGGACGCCAGGTGCGAGGACTTCGACGAGTGGGCGGAGTTCGTCGCCCGCTCCGAGAACAGCCCGGAGGCGGTCGAACCGATCACCGGCGTACCGGCCGCCGAACTGCGCGCCGCAGCACGGCTGTACGCGACCGCCCCCAACGGAGCCATCTACTACGGCCTCGGCGTCACCGAGCACAGCCAGGGCTCGACCATGGTCATGGGAATGGCCAACCTCGCGATGGCGTGCGGCAACATCGGCCGGGACGGCGTCGGCGTGAACCCGCTGCGCGGCCAGAACAACGTGCAGGGCTCCTGCGACATGGGCTCGTTCCCGCACGAACTCCCCGGCTACCGGCACGTCTCCGACGACGCGGTACGCACCGTCTTCGAGAACCTCTGGGGCGGAACTCTCCTCGCCGAACCGGGACTTCGTATCCCGAACATGTTCGACGCGGCGATCGACGGCACCTTCCGCGGCCTGTTCGTCCACGGCGAGGACATCGCCCAGTCGGACCCCAACCTCAAGCACGTCACCGCCGCGCTCGAAGCGATGGAACTGGTCGTCGTACAGGACCTGTTCCTCAACGAGACGGCCAAGTTCGCGCACGTCTTCCTGCCCGGGGCGTCGTTCCTGGAGAAGGACGGCACGTTCACCAACGCCGAACGCCGGATCAACCGGGTCCGCGCGGTGATGAAGCCGAAGACCGGCAAGCACGAGTGGCAGATCGTCAGCGAGATCGCCACCGCCATGGGCTACCCGATGGCGTACGACCACCCGAGCCGGATCATGGATGAAATCGCCTCCGTCACACCGACGTTCACCGGTGTCTCCTTCGACCTCCTAGACAAGCTCGGCAGCGTCCAGTGGCCCTGCAACGAGGAGGCGCCGGAAGGAACGCCCATCATGCACGTGGACGAATTCGTGCGCGGCAAGGGCAGGTTCGTGGTCACCTCCTACGTACCGACCAACGAACGCAGCACCCGGCGCTTCCCACTGGTGCTGACCACGGGACGTATCCTCAGCCAGTACAACGTCGGCGCGCAGACCCGCCGTACCGGCAACGTCGCCTGGCACCCCGAGGACATCCTCGAACTGCACCCCCACGACGCCGAGGACCGCGGCATCAAGGACGGCGACATGGTCACCCTCGCCAGCCGCGTCGGGCGGACGACACTGCGCGCGGAGATCTCCGACCGGATGCCGACCGGGGTCGTCTACACCACCTTCCACCACCCCGTGACCGGCGCCAACGTGGTGACCACGGAGAACTCCGACTGGGCGACCAACTGCCCGGAGTACAAGGTGACCGCCGTACAGGTCGGCCTCGCCCGCCCCAGCCAGGCCGCCGAAGCCGAACCGGCGGCGGACGACCTGGTCATGGTGGTGGACTGA